In one window of Hevea brasiliensis isolate MT/VB/25A 57/8 chromosome 10, ASM3005281v1, whole genome shotgun sequence DNA:
- the LOC110635339 gene encoding equilibrative nucleotide transporter 1, protein MGLAGGPTDNDTDSESSLLLPDAASASSPAISQNVPKDTFHLAYIIYFTLGLGFLLPWNAFITAVDYFSYIYPGVSVDRIFAVAYMVVGLCCLLVIVFYAHVADAYVRINAGLALFVVSLLVVPIMDAVYIKGRVGLSDGFDVTVVAIALSGMADALVQGGLIGAAGGLPERYMQAVVAGTAGSGVLVSFLRIITKSVYTQDEHGLRKSANLYFAVGIVVMAICILFYNVAHHLPVIKYYTDLKIQAVNEEKKEKGSLTGAQWRSTLLEIIGSVKWYGIGILLIYIVTLSIFPGYITEDVHSETLKDWYAILLITGYNVFDLVGKSLTAVYMMENAKLAIGGCFARLLFFPLFLGCLHGPKFFRTEIPVTILTCLLGLTNGYLTSVLMILAPKVVPIQHAETAGIVIVLFLVVGLAAGSIVAWFWVI, encoded by the exons ATGGGTCTTGCTGGCGGACCCACCGACAATGACACCGACTCCGAATCCTCCCTATTGCTACCCGACGCGGCCTCCGCTTCAAGTCCGGCCATCTCTCAAAATGTCCCAAAAGACACTTTCCACTTGGCCTACATAATCTACTTTACACTCGGCCTTGGCTTTCTTCTCCCGTGGAATGCCTTCATCACCGCTGTCGATTACTTCTCCTACATCTATCCCGGGGTTTCAGTTGACCGCATATTCGCCGTGGCTTACATGGTGGTGGGACTCTGCTGCCTTTTGGTGATCGTCTTTTACGCCCATGTAGCCGATGCTTATGTTAGGATAAATGCGGGCCTGGCCCTCTTCGTCGTTTCTCTGTTGGTTGTCCCGATTATGGATGCGGTTTATATAAAGGGTCGGGTCGGGTTGAGTGATGGGTTTGATGTGACGGTCGTGGCGATTGCGCTTTCCGGCATGGCTGATGCGTTGGTCCAAGGTGGGCTTATTGGGGCTGCTGGAGGGTTGCCTGAGAGGTATATGCAGGCTGTTGTTGCTGGTACTGCTGGTTCTG GAGTCCTGGTTTCATTTCTAAGGATCATAACCAAATCTGTATATACACAAGATGAACATGGCCTCAGAAAAAGTGCAAATCTCTATTTCGCTGTTGGGATTGTGGTTATGGCCATATGTATTCTGTTTTACAATGTGGCGCATCACCTTCCTGTGATCAAGTACTATACAGATTTGAAAATTCAGGCTGTGAATGAGGAAAAGAAGGAGAAAGGGTCCCTAACTGGGGCTCAGTGGAGATCAACCTTGTTGGAGATTATTGGGAGTGTCAAATGGTATGGGATTGGGATCCTGCTCATTTATATTGTGACGTTGTCGATATTTCCGGGCTATATAACAGAGGATGTGCACTCTGAGACTCTCAAGGACTGGTATGCAATCCTTCTCATTACCGGCTACAATGTGTTTGATCTGGTTGGCAAGTCTTTGACTGCAGTCTATATGATGGAGAATGCCAAACTTGCCATTGGTGGTTGTTTTGCAAGACTGCTCTTTTTCCCTTTGTTCTTAGGCTGCTTGCATGGTCCTAAATTCTTTCGAACCGAGATCCCAGTAACAATCCTGACTTGTCTTTTGGGTCTTACTAATGGCTACTTGACAAGTGTTCTAATGATTTTGGCTCCCAAAGTTGTCCCAATACAGCATGCAGAGACTGCTGGGATTGTAATTGTTTTGTTCCTAGTTGTTGGTCTGGCTGCTGGATCAATTGTAGCTTGGTTTTGGGTGATCTGA